The DNA sequence ACTAATGAGTaaagaataacaaaataaaattataaacattAATCTCTTGGGGGTGGAGAAGATAATACATTTCATGGAATCCCTTTAACTTGAAAAACATTTCAATTCATTAGACATCAGGCTTACAGAATAACAGAATCAGACATATACTACATACCAAGAGTTGTTTCCCTTAACTACTTGAGTTAGTCATTTAGTTTTGACTACTGATACAATGATTAAGTATTATTTGTATCTGTACCCAAAGTAAAATAATTATGACTCTAAGagttaatatataaaatttaaaataaaatttttcttttcaacttTAGAACTTCTGAGGATGCCTGAAAATTCtaatttcatttaacattaaaaaaagaaagaataataatATATATGATTTAACATACATGTtatataaagatattttttctCTATTCCCTATCCACATCTTTTTTCTTCTCCTATCGGTTTATCATAtcaattttagaattattttacaATTTCAATGAATTGAAGTTTATTCTTCGtctttattttaaagatattcAAGTGAAATATTTAggacagtattttttaaaaagagctttGAATGATGACACTTCCCATTACTTCCTCTTTAGAATCTGCTGCTGCATCTGATTATCTCTTTCAAACTTTCTGCTCTTGCCTCCAGAATGCTATACTGTCTTCCTTTTCCTGTGTATCTGACCTCTCTGTTTCTTTTACCTACTATTCTCTTTTTCAATGTGGTTATTTCCCAAAGCTTGGTGCCCTGAATGTTTCCTCTCAATAGATTCTCCCTCACTTATTCTCTCAAAATCAGACATAATCTCTGTGCTAataactatcaaatatgtctcctGAATTCTGTTCTCACAGTATCTGTGGTTACACAATTTAGCATTTACTGGATATTTCTAAATGGATGCTTAATTCAAAACTTAGTTAAAAAAAcactcatggggctggggattatagctcagtggtagaaaacttgcctagcatctgcaaaccccgggttcaatccaaaacaacaaccacaagaagaaaaaccactcaacaTTATTCTTCCCAAATgagtttttgttatttaacttcaaCTCCACTCAGTAGAATGAACAAATATCACAATCTCCCCAGCTAAAAAGATTAGAATCCCTGAGGCTCATCACCTCTGTCAGAGGAGAATAATGGGATGTAGTGTGACTCTAGATCAGACAGACCTGAATTTAATCCCAGGATTACTTGTTGTGTGATCCTGGATTATTTAATTACTCTCCAAGCCCagatcttcatctgtaaaatgagattaatAATATCTATCCCACAGGTTGTGAGGATCAGAATGGTGAGATGTACACATAGGAGATGCTGAAGAAGAAATAGCCCTTCTTGTATCCAGTTAGTTACCAAATTTGCCTAAGTACCCCTACTCTTAATTCTAACTCTTAGTTATGTCTGGATTACCTTGAAGATTGCCTTAAATGTAGCCTCTTCAATCTATCCTTCATACTCTTGTCAAAGAAtcttctcaaaatttaaatttcatcaagtcattatcacatttatttatttattggtactggggattaaactcggggcctcatgcatgttagccaAGCGCTcttcactgagccacctccccaacccctctagctctttttatttttattttgagacatggtcttgctaagttaccagactggcctcaaacttgtgattctcctgcctcaggctcccaagtagctgggattataggtgtgtgccaccacagctGCTTTATACTGATTCTTACAGTTCAGTGTTCAGTATACAGTTCCCTATTCTCTATCAATCAAGGCTTATTCAACTTTCAAGGCTGTCCAAAATCCACCTACTCAAATCTATTTCAGCTATTACATCACGTTAAATATGCTGTCAGTAAACTCTTCATTGTCCTACCCACAAACCAAAGTCTTTGCTACCACCATGCTGTTGCTTCCAGAGGGTCCTTCTTTCTGCTATTGATATTCCCCTTTCCTGTCATATTTAAAATCTATACCAAGTACAActtacatatgtataatatgttggTTTTCATTTCCCTCTACTTTTTAAATTAATCCTCTTTCCCTATTTTGAGTTTGCAGTTTAGTACCGATAATCCTACTGTGGTATAGCACCATGTAACTAAGAATACAAAATATTCAGATGgactaaatgagaaaaaaaaaagaattagtgtTAAATACCCTAAATAACTAACTTGAGTATTTAAAAATGTAAGGTCACCAGGTACGGtggcgcaagcctgtaatcccagtggctcaggttcaaagctagcctcagcaaaagcgaggccctaagcaactcggtgagaccctgtgtctaaatacaaaataaggctggagatgtggctcagtggtcgagtgtccctaagttcaatcccaggtatccCCCACCGCCCAAAAAAGGTAAAAGTGTAAGGTCTTACACTGTTTGTTATTGTTCATGTTGTATAAATTTTTATTAGCCCAATTCAGTGGaagtttcttaaaaataaaaacaaatgacttTTTTTGCAGTCCCATAAAAATTTAACACAATTAGACACTTAGTCTAATTGATAATATTTTCTGATAATGTTACATAATTGATAAAGCTCTTTTAGAGTAAAAACTTtagtattaatttttattttgaccaAGTTTATTagtacatgcctgtcatccctggtattcaggaagctgaggcgatAGGATCTCAATTTCACGGCTAGCCCAGGCAACTTaggtagaccctgtctctaaataaataaataggactgggaatgaagctcagtggtagagcatgaaatatatatatatactttgaaTAATAGAAAGTAATTATTTTAAGGCAAGGTAGGTATATCTATTCTGCCCAggaaaattttctttaatattccaCCTTAGGATGATGCTTCATCCTTCCTGTTCTTTTCTCCCGGCTTAGAACTATACTACAGTAAAATTCTAAACAACTGTTGTAAGTCTGTGTCATAGTATTTAATAGATAACAgatcaaatgatttttaaaatgtagcagcATGTTTCTAATCAATATCAGATGTAATATAATTTTCAGCATCTTCTATGGACAAAATCCTCAAATATGCCTACCATAATCTGCTGGTGTATAATTCACAAGTTCGAATTTCCAGTGTTTATAGTGCGAATAATTCTGGTACATGTCAAATATTTCTCGGGTAAATTGCTGACAGATATCACCtacaagaaaacataaaaaacagTTAGTACAAAGCTTTTAAAGAGAGCTATCCTTAGAAATGAGTCCCTTAGGAAATGAGAAGTAACTACTTCCAAAGATGAACTCATTTAGTGGACTTTAATGTTATAGTGATGTCAAATCAAGGTAAACTTCAAGAGTTTTTTAGGTCATTTACAATAACATGATTTTACTGACCTCCAGTAGTTCTTCCAGATGTCACCTCTAAAATAACATCATTTTGGTCGTATTTCTCTTTTGGCACTAGACTCTGAAAAAGCTGGAAAAGATTTTCTTTAGCATATTATTATTACTTGAACTTAGATAAAAGCCcttaaatcattaaaaaaatcagtaattaaaaaaattatatagtatCCTCAAGAGGTTAGTCCTTAAATGCTATAATGAGTAGATCAAATTAGACTAAAACAGGTGATCAGTTCATGTTAACAATGAAGTTACTTGTTCAGATATTCTGCACTGCTATCAGATTAATTTTCTAAAATGCAGAAGTTTAGATCAAAGCCCAGAATGTTCCATTCAATTTTCTTCAGATTTTGCCTCTCATAATTAGTTCTGAACAGTAGCTTCTTTCATCTAATGAATGAAGTAAGGCTTTCAAAGTTTTCATTTgggataaatacatacatacaatcGCATATTCTCCCCTCCCATAAGTGTCAGTGGATATACCATGCCATGTCTTGCCTTCTCAGTGGGGACACTCTTTAAACACTAGCTTGAGGGCTCTGGAGATAAAACTCAAAGAGTTTCTATGCcatgacaaggaaaaaaaaaaaaagtggattcctaataaagaaagcaatcaactTTCCTTTTAGGATAAAAGGGACAAAGTTTCCTTAATATTCAAAGTCTTCCAAGTCAAAAGTACCTACATGTCATGACTTCTACtgccagtttctgaaatactctATCTCTGCTAGAAATGAGATAGTACATGAGAAAGAATATTAAACTAAGTGTCAGATACTTTAGTTTGCCTTTGATTAACTGGTTAAAGCAGTGATAAAAATAACtgatagggctgaggttgtagctcagtggtaaagcatttgcctaacgtgtgaggcactgggtttgattctcagtgccacgtataaataaataaaataaaggtccatcagtgactagggaaaaaaaaaagaataactgaTACTTCTACTTCATCCCTCCAACCCCTGAAAGAGCCATTCTCCTGGATTCCCAGAGTAAGAAAGCTGAAGGTAAGATGATGGTAAATATGATAGAGGGAAATGTATTCTTCACTGTCTTTGGAGATAAGCCATCCACTGAgttagaagaaaaagaaaccaccTTGAAAGAAAAATTTCCCCTATGTTTCTAGGAGATACCAGCTGATACTGATGTATAGTATCATGAACCTTGAGAAATCCCAGTATCTTATTAAACCTAACTAAAGACTTGTATTAACCAACTGTCTCTAATGCCCCTGGATTCCTTCCATTCTATCCAGAGTGCAAATTTCCACTATGACTCACATCATCTCCTTTCAACAGTTTAAAAACTCCTGATTGTTCCCCATGCAGACTAAATTTCTTTACTAGCACATCTTTTCTTGCCTGGCAAGTTAACAgattcagattttattttttatttattttttttgttctggGCACCTCTGTTTTATTGTTCAACATTCCAATGTCTTCAATCTCATTGTATAACAAATCCCAGCAGTAAACCTAGCATAATTACCTCTCATAAGATAATAAACCAGTGTTTGGGAAGTACTTTAGGCACCAATTCACTCTAGCAGGAGGAGTATTTCTTAATGTTAACATTATTGGATTAGTCTACTTCCTAAAACATACCTCACTGTACAACATGTTGATTTTTTGATCAATGATTTGCCTTTCTTCCAATGCAAGTTCTTGTAACTGCTTCTCATCTTGTTTATTTAGACCTAAAAACAAGCAACAGGAATTATGGTAAAGTTTTTAAACAGTTACAGAAAAAGTCTTAAATAGCCACCTCATCTTTTGTCTATGTTTTACTTCAGTTAGGAAGGCAAAGCAATTAAAATACTTGGAGAATGTCAATTAATGAGTTTTGCTAAGCATCTTGACCATCCCCCTCTGTAGATTGTGATTTGAATATCTATAAGTAAGCACAGAAAACAGTGATTAACTATGGGCTGGAGCTGGAACTCAGTGGGTAGagaactcacctagcatgtatgggtttaatccttagtaccacataaaaataataaataaataaaataaaggtattatgtccatctacaactaaaaacatatttttttaaaaaagaaaatagtgaTTAACTAAAGAGGTCTTAAAAGGAACTAGCTAACTAAATATAAACCCAAATAACCAAGGTTAAGTTTTGGAGAAAACTGGGGTGATCATTTCCCTTTGAAGGTGGCAGCCATAACTCAGTACTCTTGTGATGTGTAGTGGCTAGAACTCATTTGTTTAAAAGAAGTCATATATAAGAAGTCTTGAAATCTCTTGACACATTCATGTctagcacattttttaaaaacactatGTGGGTCAAATAAAATATAGCCTTGTAATCTGTGCTACATGGAAACAACGGTCCTTTTCATATATCTCAAAAGCAGAAAGTTCAATTATGCAACTCTAGCAAAACAAGATAACAATGACAGAATGGCCAAGTATGGTGAATCCCATAAACtttgactccattgctctagatGTTGAGCATGTATCAGTTGTGAGAGTTGCAAACGAAAGTAGAAATTTTTGATTCTCAATAATTATTAGGAAGAAAAtagaaatgaagaaataattgTAAAAGAAAGAAGGCTCTATAAAATTCTTCTCTAGTCACACAAGTCTTTAATGGGGATTCTGTGCCTCATTCACGTTTTCAGTATTTAACACTTACTATGTGCTAGACATACTTCTAGTTGTTGAAGACTCAAGGAAGAATAAAACATGGGTCCAAGCCTCAAGTGGGTCAGTCTGGGAAAGATGGACACACGCACACAATCATGGTATGTGATAAGCAGAATGCCATTGTGTCACAGGACACAAATGAAGGGGGATAATCCAAATTTCAGCATTTCAGGAGAGCTTCCTGGTTAAGGTATTTTCTGAGCTTGTAAATCATCTGCTGCAGAATTGTAATGTCACTACTGGTATCACTTTGCGCACATACACCACAAACCAGGCTGACATAACCCTTACAGTCCTGGTTCAAAGGTATTGggaaaattttcttttctaatcaTATAATTTTTTTGTGGTCTCTTATTATTTGCTATAAATCTGTAAAATCCAGTCCAGTTCAATTTTATTAAATCAGTAAGTATTTGGGAGCCTATTACATCCTAGGATTGGCATaagagagtaaaaaaaaaaaaaaaaaaaaataagactcaAGCCCTGTCCTTGAGGAACAGACAATGAAGTCAGGGGTGGAGACTTCTTAGCAAGTACCTTAAGGAAACTAATGTCTTAGTAGTTATCTTTAGAAGCTGAAATATGTCAAACACTCTAAGTACAGAGTTCTTTTCTTGCCAAGTGTTGAGCTTACTGCTTGTAgggttttaaaaaaagatacagtTCATTAAAGCTTTAACGTAAAAAGCCAATCCTGTACTTACACACACATATCTTTTACTTACTTTCACACATTGATTCTAATTCTTTAATTGTttgttcagcctcctgaatttctTGGCAAATGGCTGCAAGTGGTGCCAACTCAGCATGCCTTTGGTTCAAGGACTTTTGGTCCCTTTCATTCAAAGACTTATCCTGCAAACACTGACCAAGTGCTTGATACTCCTTATTTAAGTCTTCCACATATTTCTGTAGTGCTTTATGCTTCCAGAGCATCCTGGTATCCTGATGACAATATCTCCTGGACCAATTCTTACTTAACAGATGATGGAGAATGTGATTCCTATTTTGTCTAAatggctttgtaaagagatgtatcTGTCTAAACTGATGAGAATGCAGGtgtatgtgatgctggggataaGCATTAAGAGATGAATGTCTAAAAAGCCAAACACACAGGTGACGATTCATTTCAGCACCTGAAATACAATAAACAcaacttgaaaagaaaaataaactctaAAGATATATGGTACAATAGAGCTAGAACTTCAAATAAATCATGCTTTGCTCACTTTATCAGCCAGCTCAAAACACAGCCCCAAAGTTCCAACAACTCATAAGAATTCTTCAAACttctgaacaacatattaaaataaatgaaaacagcaCCCCTTTTCCACCCCACCCAACACATATAATTAACGAAGGCAAATGAGTGggaaatatacaaatatacaaaCAAATATACAAACAGAATGGGCTAACTTAGctattttttagaaaatatcCAGGGTCAAGAATTGTCTGTCAATAAACATTTGGAAGCTACAAAACAACTGTGCAAACTTTTAAGTGGTTCATGGTTGTTGCCTTTTAAAGTTTAAAGGAAATACTATTGTCTAATTCTTTTCATTCTAGGCATCGAAATGACCTATGAATTCAAGTACTTTTATCGTGATTATTCACTAACTGGATAGAGGTAGAGCTGTTATTTGAATGCAAGTTGCCTACTCCAAGATTAATACTTTGTCACTCTCAATTCTGCAGTCACTTATAGCCGAGATCCTCAAGAAGAAAACTTCAAATACTAAGAGAACAATAAAGTAGGTCCGGTTAACAAGGGACAATGATGATAATTAAGCAGatacaaaataatataatttcagtTATGTTTTCAAAACATTCTACAATATGTGGGGAAAAAACTCTACTGGAAGtatgaaagtatttttaaaaaaaaaaaccaaaagctgAGCAAACCAAACTGTTAATAAGAGGATCTCTCGAGATTATGTACATTTTGCTTGATTTGCACTTTTCCAAGTCTTTTACATATAAAGCACATATtactttcataattttaaaaaggttactttaaaaaaattataggttAGTAGAAATTGGCTCTGTACAATAATTACCTGTTTTCCCCTCAGATAATCAAGAGCTAACAAAAGTACACAATGATTTTATTAAGTAAGAAAAAGAAGAGTtgggtgctgtggcacatgcctataatcccagagactcgagaggctgtggcaggaagatcacaagttcaaggccagcctcagcaactgagcaagacaccgtctcaaaataaaaagggctggggatgtagctcaagggttgagtgcccctgagttaaatccccagcacccaacaagaaaaaaagaaagggaaaatacaAAGCGTTCTAAGAAAAACAGTTTGCCTCTAAAATTCTAAGATTTGAAATTGAAATAAGAGTTAAATTTTGGCACCATCTCCAGACAGAAGGTGTATTTTACATATTAGCTCATTTTATCTCTCTAAATCTGCTAACAGCATTATTGCTtaggaaataaaatattcaaaatggtCTCTAAAATATTCAACATTTGGGGTTCTACTGATTTAACATATTGAACCTCATTTGGAAATGAATTGTGGAAGCATGCAACATTATTCAGGGCCACAAATTTAACACTCCTCCAGCAGTTTCTGTGCCTCAAGCTCATCAGAGTGAGTGTGTCCCCCATCTGatagtggaaaaaataaaaagatgacaAACATTTTTGATAAAATACTTATAGCTAAAATTTCCATTTTATGAACAGCAGTAGAGTGAATAACTCTCAAGGTCATGAACCTCATGTTAAGGGATCAAATAGAGACATTTACTCTCTAGGGTCATTTATATCTGATTCGAGCAAAATTTCTCTAGCACCCAAAATAACAAGTGTGATTCTGCCATCTTAAAAGCAATTCTCGGTGTTAGCGTGTCAAAAGTGATGGTAAGCCGGCGCTAAAGCAGCACGTGCAAACCATACTGTACAACTCTGTTATGGAGCGACTCCATAGGAAGGCACCACCAGGAGGTGGAGGGGAAAACGAGTCCCGGTAACACCAGAAGAGAATTCTGAGTacctaagaaaaagaaaagaaggtatTAAGTTTCCTTACTGAGGCGGAACCTTCCGTGACCCTCTACCGTTCAGCTGGTCAGACCCGGAACACTATCACTTTGTGAATTACTCCTTCCGGTTGACGCTTGCCGCAGGCTCCTCGTCGGTCAGGACTCTTCTGCAGAGTAGTTTTTGAGCGTCCCTAACTATGAGCTAGAATGAGAGAAATGACAAAGCGAGACAAATCTTCACGAAACGAAAACGCGCTTTATTTATCCGGAGTGGGAGTTCAGAGCGTGTGTCCAATGGTGGAAGGACGGAAGGACACTGCCTACAAAGAACCAAAACTCCCAAGGGCCACCACCAAGGGATCCTGGGAGTTGTAGTTTGTCCTGCAGAAGGCCCCTTACCACCACCACTTCCACACCTGACCTTGAGCCAAAGGTGGAGGAGCTTTGATTTTCACTGGCATGTGCAAACCAAGAAGAGAGATGGTCTCTGTTCTGATTAAGAGTTCAGGATTTACAATATATTATAGGTGAAATTACAAGAACTTGCTTTTCAGAACCCCTGATTTTTTATGAGTAAGCACTTTCATCATTCAAATTTAGGAGATACTGTATGCTAATTGCTATATTTTCAGCTCccaaaacttgagaaaatatccAATGACTAAAAGAAACCTTAAAcctaaaagttacaacaggatccAAAAGACAGGTAAATACACACACAGGTATATGTATTTATATCTCTATAAGGTAATGACTATAATGTtgcatgcacatatagaattcacgGGCTCAACCAATATTTATAGCTTGTAATCCaccaatttaataaatatttttaaagttcaatTAAACAATTCCAAGAAAATGCGAACATATTACTATACTTTGAATATTTTAGTGGGATATAATCCTTGGCTATCACATTTACGAGTCATTTGATTTCTGTGCCTCCATTTTTTCcttctgaaaagaaaaggtgaaaaatACCCCATATTATTGAATTCAGaaggtttttttaaaagttatgatCACATACATAAAAAAGAGATTATccataaatgcaaaataaaatggaGGATTGGTTAGCTACTTAAATATACCTACTTCTACCTGCTACATACTAGATACTTTTCTAAATGATTTAAACCTATTAATTCATTTGCTACTCATAACAATCCTAAAATAcgcactttacagaagagaaaactAAGACACAGAGGGCTTAAGTAATTTATACAAGGTAAAAGACCTAATAAATAACAGAGCAGAGATTCAGGCAAAGCAATCTGTTACATAATCTGTGGCTCCTAAGCTCTGAGATGGTTCCCTTCCCacttccaaaaattaaaaaaaaattagaaagagaaaactttcaattattcattaaaaaatattaaacaccACTATGTGCTATTCCCTGTTCTAGGTATGGGGATCTGGCaatgaacaaaaaacaaacaaacagccaGGTATGGTTGtacacactgtaatcccagtagtttgagaggctgaggcaggaggattgagagttcaaagctagcctcagcaacttagcaaagctgtaagcaacttaatgagatcctgtctcaaaattttaaaaaagtaaataaataaaaataaaaaataaaaaggattgggggggctggggttgaggctcagtggtagagtgctcacctagcatgcatgagacactgggttcgatcctcagctccacataaatgtaaaataaagatactgtgtccacctaaaacttaagaataaatatttaaataaataaataaataggattggggatgtggctcagtggttaagtacccttggattcaaagaacaaacaaacaaaaatatctttGGCCACATGGAACTTATGTTCTAATAGAGAATACAtttcaagggctggggctgtagctcattggtaaagcgcCTGCCTCTCACATTGagtcactggatttgatcctcagcaccacataaaattatataaagatattatgtccaactacaactaaaaatttgtatatgtatatatatattatttattataatatcatatatatatatatgagaataCATTTCAAATTCTACATAAGTCATTCTAAATTATTATCTATGGGGGGAGGGGTACTAGAGGTactagtgctttaccactgagctatatccccaaccctttttattttttattttaagacagggtctggggggtggggctggggttgtggctcagcgttagagctcttgcctagcatgttcaaggccctgggttcgatcctcagcaccacataaaaaaaaaaatttaaataaaggtattgtatccaactacaactaaaaaataattttaaaaaagacagggtctcactaagttgctaaggacctcactaagttgctgaggacctcactaagttgaacttgtgatcctccttgcctcagcatcccaagtcactggaattacaggcatgcaccactgtgcacaGCCATTCTCTTAAATTACTCAAGAAAGTCCTTTAATTCTTTGATTTGTGTATGCAACTAATAACTTAAGTATCATATGTAAAACTATTCTCCTTAAAAAGTAAGccctccttaaaaaaaaagtttatcttACAGAAATAGAGAATAGAATAATGGTTACCAGAAGCTGGGAAGGTTGGCACAGGTTTGCTGGAGAGAGGATGGTGAATGGGTACAGATGTGCAGTTGGataggaaaataatttttaatatcctATAGCGTATTCTTGATTGACAAGAATTGATTGTTATTTCATCCACAGCCCAGTTGTGTCAAGGCAGTGGGGTAAATTGCAGACAGGCCAAAGAAGGTGCCCAAAGACAGCATGGGAAAGATGATTTATTAGGGAACGCTTATAAAAGATCAGTAACTGCTCCAAGAAGTGTTTAGTGGTGACAGGCTGCCGCATCTCCATCCCTTATAGTGCTGTGCTAAGCAGTACCTCCTCTCTTTCACAGTGTTTTGTCCAATGGCAGCTAGCTGGATAAGTGACATGTATCCTTTCCACAGTGCCTTCAGTTTTACACCCATCCTCTTTCAGAGAGGGactttttgtgttgtttttttggcaccagggattggacTTAGGGGCatgcgaccactgagccacatccacagccatattttgtatttcttttagagacagggtcttactgagttgcttagcgcctggcttttgctgaagctggctttgaactcttgatcctcatgGCTCAACCTCCTGTCAGAGAGGGATTTTAGATGTTAGGCTGCAGAAGCTGTGATAACATCAGCATTAGTTTGCTTGTCTGACAAGCATCCCAAGGAGCAATTGTCCCAGTGTATATGCAAAAAGTAGTTTTTTATAGATAACACTAACTTGTTCTAATTCCCAGGGTACATGAAAGCCTCTGTTCTTTAAGATAATATATATCTGGACTTTCTAGTCCAGGCTTGCTCTCATTGTTCCCTTAACTTGGTGAGGTCTTTGGGAGCAGAAAGTAGGCATTCAGGGACATGATGTTTTACAGTCCCCCTTTGCTTTAGGGACTATataattgtatatttcaaaagagCTAGTAGAAAAGATTTTGAGTGTTCCCAACACAAATAATAAACTCTTGAGGTAATTGATAGGCCAATTATCCTACATTATACATGTGTATTAAAATATAATACAACACCCCATGAATGTGCAcaattatgtgtcaattaaatataaaaatttaaaagaagttaCAGTACAATTTTTGCCAAAAAGTCTTTAACAAGTCTTTGAAAGCCTTCCTATGAACTGCATTGTTCATAGCCATATTATTCATGTATATATTCAAAATTTGTATATTGAAGCCTTATCTCCCCATGTGACTGCATTGAAGATAGGACCCTTAAGGAGatgattaaagttaaatgaaattagAAGGGTGGAGCTCTGATCCAGATCCAATAAGATTAGTGTCTTCTGAAAAGAGACACAAGAGAGCTTTCTCAGTCTTTCTGCTCACACAGAAGGGTCATGTACCTGAATGCCAAAAGAAGGCACCCTAGAAAGAAACCTAACTTGCTGATTTGTACCTTGATCTTCCACTTCTCAGCCACCAAAACTGTGAAAaacaaatttttgtttttaaaaccacCAGGCCATGGTATTTTCTTACAACAGTACAAGTAGACtaacatttaaatatataaaaattcattGAGATATACATGAAACTTCATGCACTTTATTGCATTATTCCTCAATTTGTAAAAATCTTTACAAAAAATTATTCTTAAGCAgacatg is a window from the Callospermophilus lateralis isolate mCalLat2 chromosome 12, mCalLat2.hap1, whole genome shotgun sequence genome containing:
- the Mtrf1 gene encoding peptide chain release factor 1, mitochondrial isoform X3; the encoded protein is MNRHLCVWLFRHSSLNAYPQHHIHLHSHQFRQIHLFTKPFRQNRNHILHHLLSKNWSRRYCHQDTRMLWKHKALQKYVEDLNKEYQALGQCLQDKSLNERDQKSLNQRHAELAPLAAICQEIQEAEQTIKELESMCESLNKQDEKQLQELALEERQIIDQKINMLYSELFQSLVPKEKYDQNDVILEVTSGRTTGGDICQQFTREIFDMYQNYSHYKHWKFELVNYTPADYGGLHHAAARISGENVFKHLKYEGGIHRVQRIPEVGLSSRMQRIHTGTMSVIVLPQPDEVDVKVDPKDLRIDTFRAKGAGGQHVNTTDSAVRLVHIPTGLVVECQQERSQLKNKEIALRVLRARLYQQIIEKDRCQQQSARKLQINHLPVLGQVISPSTLQPQE
- the Mtrf1 gene encoding peptide chain release factor 1, mitochondrial isoform X2, producing the protein MNRHLCVWLFRHSSLNAYPQHHIHLHSHQFRQIHLFTKPFRQNRNHILHHLLSKNWSRRYCHQDTRMLWKHKALQKYVEDLNKEYQALGQCLQDKSLNERDQKSLNQRHAELAPLAAICQEIQEAEQTIKELESMCESLNKQDEKQLQELALEERQIIDQKINMLYSELFQSLVPKEKYDQNDVILEVTSGRTTGGDICQQFTREIFDMYQNYSHYKHWKFELVNYTPADYGGLHHAAARISGENVFKHLKYEGGIHRVQRIPEVDVKVDPKDLRIDTFRAKGAGGQHVNTTDSAVRLVHIPTGLVVECQQERSQLKNKEIALRVLRARLYQQIIEKDRCQQQSARKLQVGTRAQSERIRTYNFTQDRVTDHRIAYEVRDIKGFLCGEKSLDQLIQRLLQSADEEAIVELLDENLKSAK
- the Mtrf1 gene encoding peptide chain release factor 1, mitochondrial isoform X1, yielding MNRHLCVWLFRHSSLNAYPQHHIHLHSHQFRQIHLFTKPFRQNRNHILHHLLSKNWSRRYCHQDTRMLWKHKALQKYVEDLNKEYQALGQCLQDKSLNERDQKSLNQRHAELAPLAAICQEIQEAEQTIKELESMCESLNKQDEKQLQELALEERQIIDQKINMLYSELFQSLVPKEKYDQNDVILEVTSGRTTGGDICQQFTREIFDMYQNYSHYKHWKFELVNYTPADYGGLHHAAARISGENVFKHLKYEGGIHRVQRIPEVGLSSRMQRIHTGTMSVIVLPQPDEVDVKVDPKDLRIDTFRAKGAGGQHVNTTDSAVRLVHIPTGLVVECQQERSQLKNKEIALRVLRARLYQQIIEKDRCQQQSARKLQVGTRAQSERIRTYNFTQDRVTDHRIAYEVRDIKGFLCGEKSLDQLIQRLLQSADEEAIVELLDENLKSAK